Proteins found in one Miscanthus floridulus cultivar M001 chromosome 4, ASM1932011v1, whole genome shotgun sequence genomic segment:
- the LOC136549691 gene encoding uncharacterized protein — MSHVSHTSEVIFDLMDKAIEEIGPDNVVQVVTDNTSNNMGAKRLLEEKRPHIFWTSCAAHTINLMLQGIGNLTRFKKVVDQAKAFTIFVYGHTRTLECLRYFTEGKEVVRPGVTRFASNFLTLSSMQEKKDQLRKMVVHSRWDSLKDVKSKKGKEATATILSLSFWKDVKLTLTVFEPLVKVLRLVDGDVRPSMGFLYGQLLKAKRQIKEAFRNVEARFKDVIAVIDKKMNGRLDSPLHLTAYLLNPHYSYSDPSIFDQPKISEGFISCVEKFFYHDEDMQHMAANIELKKFQNREGPFSKKLARNFEKFNYNPGRGTSYGSWLFVVCCFLN, encoded by the coding sequence ATGTCACATGTCTCACATACCAGTGAGGTCATCTTTGATCTTATGGACAAAGCAATTGAAGAGATTGGTCCAGACAATGTGGTGCAAGTAGTGACTGACAATACCTCTAACAACATGGGAGCAAAGAGGCTATTGGAAGAGAAGAGACCACACATATTTTGGACCTCTTGTGCAGCTCACACAATCAACCTTATGCTCCAAGGAATTGGCAACTTGACTCGGTTCAAGAAGGTGGTTGACCAAGCAAAGGCATTTACCATATTTGTCTATGGCCACACAAGGACATTGGAGTGCTTGAGATACTTCACAGAGGGGAAAGAGGTAGTGAGGCCAGGAGTGACTAGGTTTGCTTCAAACTTTCTCACTTTGAGTAGCATGCAAGAGAAGAAGGACCAGTTAAGGAAGATGGTGGTTCATAGTAGGTGGGActcattgaaggatgtgaaatcaaAGAAAGGAAAAGAGGCAACAGCAACTATATTGAGTCTAAGCTTTTGGAAGGATGTGAAGCTAACATTGACTGTTTTTGAGCCATTGGTCAAAGTCCTCCGTTTGGTTGATGGGGATGTGAGGCCATCCATGGGTTTCCTTTATGGACAACTACTAAAGGCAAAGAGACAGATCAAAGAGGCCTTTAGAAATGTTGAGGCTCGGTTCAAGGATGTAATAGCTGTTATTGACAAGAAGATGAATGGAAGACTTGATTCTCCATTGCATTTGACAGCCTATTTGCTGAATCCTCACTATAGCTATAGTGACCCATCAATCTTTGATCAGCCCAAAATATCAGAAGGGTTTATATCCTGTGTTGAGAAATTTTTTTATCATGATGAGGACATGCAGCATATGGCTGCCAACATTGAACTAAAGAAGTTTCAGAATAGAGAAGGACCCTTTAGCAAGAAGCTTGCTAGGAATTTTGAAAAGTTTAATTACAACCCAGGTAGAGGTACTTCCTATGGCTCATGGCTGTTTGTTGTTTGCTGTTTTCTAAACTAA